In a single window of the Planctomycetia bacterium genome:
- a CDS encoding DUF1800 domain-containing protein: protein MSFLRQLAQRVGLGEDMRKAEEFVSRRALLFGGLSSLAAMSPSRTQAAPRPDAGRFLIDRLTFGWTQQEQLLADTLGYHGYLEYQLNPSSIDDSATDARIAPYYFLNYDPASLKGFQSPVYIMHQCIESTVVRSVYSKRQLFEKMVEFWNDHFSVESGKSHIPWLFPVWLRDTIRANAMTTFPQLLAATAQSAVMMFYLDNETSIGGNPNENYARELMELHSLGVDAGYSQGDIEELARILTGWGVDHYGNPETITWNFIFHPNWHDDTAKTFLGVNFPAGGGMNDGVMALDILATHPATAHFISKKLCRKFWSYDPPQSLVDAVAATYMATGGDIKSMLRTLFTTLDPASATPKHKRPYHFAVSAMRSTGAELSPVAWSSGTELEARLLSAGHLPFNHGPPDGYPDRLEAWAGLMLPRWNMAAELMNNGITHLNVNIATFLQGATTGTAVADRIDQALFGNLMPSNEKSVILGYLGANPNSTTSAEAVALALSAPSYQWY, encoded by the coding sequence ATGAGTTTCTTACGACAACTTGCCCAACGTGTCGGGTTGGGAGAGGACATGCGAAAGGCGGAGGAATTCGTCTCTCGCCGGGCTTTGCTCTTTGGCGGGTTGTCCTCGCTCGCGGCGATGAGCCCCTCCCGGACGCAGGCTGCTCCGCGGCCCGATGCCGGCAGATTCCTCATTGATCGACTCACCTTTGGCTGGACGCAGCAAGAGCAACTGCTCGCCGACACACTCGGCTATCACGGATACCTTGAGTATCAATTGAACCCATCTTCAATCGACGATAGTGCAACTGATGCTCGGATTGCCCCCTACTACTTCCTGAACTACGACCCGGCCTCACTCAAGGGTTTCCAATCACCGGTGTACATCATGCACCAGTGCATCGAGTCCACCGTCGTCCGGTCGGTCTACAGCAAGCGGCAGCTATTTGAGAAGATGGTCGAGTTCTGGAACGACCACTTCAGCGTCGAAAGCGGCAAGAGCCATATCCCTTGGCTCTTCCCTGTTTGGCTGCGAGACACGATCCGCGCAAATGCAATGACCACTTTCCCCCAGTTGCTCGCCGCCACCGCCCAAAGCGCGGTGATGATGTTCTATCTGGATAATGAAACCAGCATCGGCGGCAATCCCAACGAAAACTATGCCCGCGAGCTGATGGAGTTGCATTCTCTCGGCGTTGACGCCGGGTACTCGCAAGGCGATATCGAGGAGCTCGCTCGCATTCTGACCGGCTGGGGAGTCGATCATTATGGTAATCCCGAAACGATCACATGGAATTTCATATTCCATCCCAACTGGCACGATGACACCGCCAAGACATTTCTCGGTGTGAATTTCCCGGCCGGCGGCGGGATGAACGATGGCGTGATGGCCCTGGACATCCTCGCGACTCATCCCGCGACGGCGCATTTCATCTCGAAGAAGCTCTGCAGGAAGTTCTGGAGCTACGACCCACCACAATCGCTCGTTGATGCAGTTGCGGCCACTTACATGGCGACCGGCGGCGACATCAAGTCGATGCTCCGCACCTTGTTCACCACGCTCGATCCTGCATCGGCGACTCCCAAGCATAAGAGACCCTACCATTTTGCCGTTTCCGCGATGCGCTCAACGGGTGCTGAATTATCGCCGGTGGCGTGGAGCTCCGGAACGGAGTTGGAAGCCAGACTCTTGAGCGCCGGCCACCTCCCCTTCAATCATGGGCCGCCCGATGGTTATCCTGATCGGCTCGAGGCATGGGCCGGCCTGATGCTGCCCCGGTGGAACATGGCCGCCGAGCTCATGAACAACGGCATCACGCATCTCAACGTGAATATCGCGACTTTCCTGCAAGGGGCGACCACGGGGACGGCGGTGGCCGATCGCATCGACCAGGCCCTATTTGGAAATCTAATGCCGTCCAACGAGAAGAGTGTGATTCTTGGTTATCTCGGGGCGAATCCGAATTCGACCACGTCGGCTGAGGCCGTCGCTTTGGCACTCTCCGCACCGAGTTACCAGTGGTATTGA
- a CDS encoding sigma-70 family RNA polymerase sigma factor has translation MAYLDRKIPPIYKAQIVAEDILQEVCIKAFRGLNTFRSDGEDSLDRWLTRIVDNALLNRIRDAGRKKRGGGQRILRNGDQWKTSCINLLDQVRSPGKTPSRVAARTEAVGKVLVALSRLRPDVREVVQLHFLTGLSIEEVALQMNRTRNSVRSLRYRGLTELKHLMGDQSDYLSDDGSSSDASSGSRL, from the coding sequence TTGGCATATCTCGATCGCAAGATACCACCGATTTACAAGGCCCAGATTGTCGCCGAGGACATTCTTCAGGAAGTGTGTATCAAAGCATTTCGAGGGCTCAATACGTTTCGGAGCGATGGTGAAGATTCGCTGGATCGCTGGTTGACTCGGATTGTCGATAACGCACTCTTAAACAGAATCAGAGATGCCGGACGGAAGAAGCGAGGAGGCGGCCAGCGGATTCTACGCAACGGAGACCAGTGGAAGACTTCCTGCATCAACCTCCTCGACCAAGTTCGATCACCCGGGAAAACCCCCAGTCGGGTGGCCGCCAGAACCGAGGCCGTGGGAAAAGTGCTCGTAGCGCTCTCCCGACTCAGGCCCGATGTCCGCGAGGTCGTGCAACTACACTTCCTGACTGGTCTCTCAATCGAAGAAGTTGCGCTGCAGATGAATCGCACGAGGAACTCGGTTCGCTCGCTTCGTTATCGCGGGCTCACTGAACTCAAGCATCTCATGGGCGATCAAAGTGACTACTTGAGCGATGATGGTTCATCCTCGGATGCATCATCCGGATCGAGGCTCTGA
- a CDS encoding DUF1501 domain-containing protein, with protein sequence MSEPACKGCHEYLELSRRQFLGVSGGTLLAASVPAWLPRVALAGDFCSARDVVIAVFLRGAMDGMTMCVPHGETEYYAKRPILAIPPPGSGQPFAATDLNGFFGFPPSMLPLLPAYANGDLLIVHACGSTDTSRSHFDAMALMELGNPSNPSQFTGWLGRHLLTTAPLVPGSMLRAVGMQHLLPRSLNGAPAALPSADITDFGLEGPPATLGTRRATLDSLYNLTSDPLRAAAQTTQATIDLLDTIDFGGYVPAGSAIYPDSPFGRSLKASAALIKAEIGVEAIAIDIGGWDTHIEMGPHEGVLATKLTDLSTALAALHADVLAASGKNVTVVVMSEFGRRLEENGDEGTDHGHGNAMLVMGNNIAGGQVLTQWPGLAPELLFQQRDLAITIDYRDILAEIIQERLANPNLASVFPDFTPTFRGVTQSCAQADLNCDGTVDLGDVAPFAEAVTDQASFRAGSPGCDPMNADLNGDGLLDGRDIQAFTGRPIQP encoded by the coding sequence ATGAGTGAACCCGCCTGCAAAGGTTGTCACGAGTATCTGGAGCTCTCGCGCCGCCAGTTCCTCGGTGTATCGGGCGGAACCCTTCTCGCGGCAAGTGTGCCAGCTTGGCTGCCGCGCGTTGCCCTGGCAGGTGATTTCTGCTCCGCGCGCGACGTGGTGATTGCGGTCTTCCTTCGCGGGGCGATGGACGGCATGACCATGTGCGTGCCCCATGGCGAAACCGAGTACTACGCCAAGCGCCCGATTCTCGCGATTCCGCCCCCCGGCAGCGGGCAGCCCTTCGCCGCGACCGATCTCAATGGTTTCTTCGGTTTTCCGCCGTCCATGCTGCCGCTCTTGCCGGCCTATGCCAATGGCGACCTTCTCATCGTCCATGCTTGCGGCTCGACCGACACGTCGCGGTCCCATTTCGATGCCATGGCCCTGATGGAACTCGGCAACCCGTCGAATCCTTCGCAATTCACCGGTTGGCTGGGGCGCCACCTTCTGACGACTGCGCCCCTCGTGCCCGGCTCAATGCTCCGCGCAGTCGGCATGCAGCACTTGTTGCCCCGGAGTCTGAACGGCGCGCCCGCTGCTCTGCCCTCTGCCGACATCACGGACTTCGGCCTTGAAGGTCCGCCCGCAACACTTGGCACGCGTCGAGCCACCCTCGATAGTCTCTATAACCTCACCTCAGATCCGCTCCGCGCAGCGGCTCAGACGACCCAGGCCACGATCGACCTGTTGGATACGATTGATTTCGGGGGTTATGTGCCCGCCGGGTCCGCAATATACCCGGACTCGCCTTTTGGTCGCTCACTCAAAGCCTCCGCCGCATTGATCAAGGCGGAGATTGGCGTCGAGGCCATCGCCATTGACATCGGAGGTTGGGATACCCACATCGAGATGGGCCCGCATGAGGGCGTACTCGCAACCAAGCTGACCGATCTTTCAACTGCCCTCGCCGCGTTGCACGCCGATGTCCTGGCCGCCAGCGGGAAGAATGTCACTGTCGTTGTCATGTCCGAATTCGGCCGTCGGCTCGAGGAGAACGGCGACGAAGGCACGGATCACGGTCACGGAAACGCCATGTTGGTCATGGGCAATAACATCGCCGGCGGACAGGTCCTGACCCAGTGGCCCGGCCTGGCCCCGGAACTATTGTTCCAGCAGCGCGACCTCGCCATCACCATCGACTACCGCGACATCCTCGCCGAGATCATCCAGGAGCGGTTGGCCAATCCAAACCTCGCTTCGGTCTTCCCGGATTTCACGCCAACGTTCCGCGGCGTCACCCAGTCCTGCGCCCAGGCCGATCTCAACTGCGACGGTACGGTTGACCTTGGTGATGTCGCCCCATTTGCCGAGGCCGTGACGGATCAGGCGTCGTTCCGCGCGGGTAGCCCGGGATGTGATCCGATGAATGCAGACCTCAACGGCGACGGCCTGCTCGACGGCCGCGACATTCAGGCCTTTACAGGCCGACCCATTCAACCGTAG
- a CDS encoding serine/threonine protein kinase, with protein MHSRLDRGGQGIVYKAIHKATNEPVAVKVLLNGLLSSDHQRHRFKREAAIISHLNHDNIVKLRDSGVVDGRQYLAMEFVDGHPIDDYMLLNRPPVHDRVRLFIKICDAVASAHQRGVIHRDLKPGNILIDRLGEPHILDFGLAKHIDEESPFNMESMTVSVTDQVLGTTPFMSPEQAGGRTADVDIRSDIYSLGVIFYQSLTGVMPYVVTGPRDAVVKRIENEKPPKMTASLAIAGDEQYSIPITIDEDLEYIIARALAKEPERRYQSATALAEDFRRLLDGFPVEAKADSTWYLLRRTFKRYKLQATFAAILFVVLVAGIVGTSIMWVRANRLTNDYQKALHAAGFMNFGGIARDEGRMEDAIDLLQQSTDMSGRISDPDGDTVRFLAQAHQQLADVFQDRGRLDEADIHVDKALLITRAFFEGKTDDLLWQNVLGQNLHTKACIIRDRGKLLDSDDRLDEAIALLQESLAIREVLAEVDPNNNWWIRRLAASRRSLASCYRAKKDFAECRLIYERAFEEACRAFEKFPDSIGAIITLTGAENSLAVWHIEQNTPEDDMAALRWLEQIENQLGVFKKTHRIDVMAKDVDDVTSAIKKNRGIIMRRISALATDTPQSAKR; from the coding sequence GTGCATTCTCGTCTGGACCGAGGCGGCCAGGGCATCGTCTACAAAGCGATTCACAAGGCTACGAACGAACCCGTCGCGGTCAAAGTGCTGCTGAACGGTCTTCTCTCATCGGACCACCAGCGCCACCGGTTCAAGCGAGAAGCCGCGATCATCTCACATCTCAATCACGATAACATCGTCAAACTGCGAGACAGCGGGGTGGTCGACGGCAGGCAGTATCTCGCGATGGAATTCGTCGACGGTCACCCCATCGATGATTATATGCTTCTCAATCGGCCGCCTGTTCACGATCGCGTTCGCTTGTTCATCAAGATCTGCGACGCAGTGGCCAGCGCCCATCAGCGCGGCGTGATCCACCGCGACTTGAAGCCGGGCAATATCCTCATCGACCGGCTCGGCGAACCGCACATTCTCGATTTCGGTCTGGCCAAGCACATCGACGAGGAATCTCCGTTCAACATGGAATCCATGACCGTCTCCGTGACGGACCAGGTTCTCGGCACGACGCCATTCATGAGTCCCGAGCAGGCCGGCGGGAGAACCGCCGATGTCGACATTCGATCCGACATCTACTCACTCGGTGTGATCTTCTATCAATCGCTGACGGGCGTGATGCCCTATGTCGTGACCGGCCCGCGCGATGCGGTAGTCAAGCGCATTGAGAATGAGAAGCCTCCGAAAATGACAGCTTCGCTGGCCATCGCGGGTGACGAGCAGTACTCAATCCCAATTACGATCGATGAAGACCTTGAGTACATCATCGCCCGTGCTCTGGCAAAGGAACCTGAGCGGCGTTACCAGTCTGCGACGGCGCTGGCCGAGGATTTCCGGCGACTTCTTGACGGCTTCCCCGTCGAGGCCAAGGCTGACAGCACCTGGTATCTGCTCCGGCGGACCTTCAAGCGATACAAGCTTCAGGCGACCTTTGCGGCCATCCTCTTCGTCGTCCTGGTGGCGGGCATCGTCGGCACAAGCATCATGTGGGTGCGCGCCAACCGGTTGACCAATGACTATCAGAAAGCGCTCCACGCCGCCGGCTTCATGAATTTTGGGGGCATCGCCCGCGATGAAGGGCGTATGGAAGACGCCATTGACCTGCTCCAGCAATCAACTGACATGTCCGGGCGGATCAGTGACCCGGACGGGGACACCGTGCGGTTTCTTGCGCAGGCACATCAGCAGTTGGCCGATGTCTTTCAGGACAGAGGACGGCTTGATGAGGCTGATATCCACGTCGACAAGGCTCTTCTGATCACTCGCGCCTTCTTTGAAGGGAAAACAGATGACCTGCTCTGGCAAAACGTATTGGGTCAGAATCTGCATACGAAGGCATGCATAATCCGTGATCGGGGAAAATTGCTCGATTCAGACGATCGACTTGATGAGGCCATCGCTCTCCTCCAGGAATCCTTGGCGATCCGCGAGGTCCTCGCTGAGGTGGATCCCAATAATAACTGGTGGATAAGGCGATTGGCCGCGTCCAGGCGATCGCTTGCGTCCTGCTATCGGGCAAAGAAGGATTTTGCCGAATGCCGCCTCATTTACGAGCGAGCTTTCGAGGAAGCCTGCAGAGCGTTTGAGAAGTTCCCAGACTCAATCGGCGCCATCATCACTCTAACAGGCGCCGAGAACAGTCTCGCTGTCTGGCACATAGAGCAAAATACGCCGGAAGACGACATGGCAGCTTTGCGATGGCTCGAGCAGATAGAGAACCAACTCGGAGTTTTCAAGAAGACCCACCGAATCGATGTCATGGCAAAGGACGTTGACGATGTGACTTCGGCGATCAAAAAGAACCGAGGTATAATCATGAGGCGTATCAGCGCCCTTGCGACCGATACGCCTCAATCAGCAAAACGCTGA